The following are encoded in a window of Megachile rotundata isolate GNS110a chromosome 2, iyMegRotu1, whole genome shotgun sequence genomic DNA:
- the LOC143265855 gene encoding uncharacterized protein LOC143265855, with translation MDKVATLQKAVEEMEIKGEKQKEKTQEGEKKPRREEDAKEKKIQEPKNEENLSNNKIRRMIKQVIHHSASARHEFRRQEFSRRVREHREREMLERRIRQCREREMLERRIRECREREMLERRFRQYREREIVERRLRQYREREIVERRLHEHRQRDVLPTRWDNYRERDAPRTSYRGRTTHHGRNGQRREYKPKGVQIYNNCTIQCVQNN, from the exons ATGGACAAAGTGGCAACATTACAGAAAGCTGTGGAAGAA atGGAAATAAAAGGCgaaaaacagaaagaaaaaacgCAGGAAGGAGAGAAGAAGCCTCGAAGAGAAGAGgatgcaaaagaaaaaaaaattcaggAGCCAAAAAACGAAGAGAACCTGTCTAATAACAAA ATTAGAAGAATGATAAAACAAGTCATTCATCATAGTGCATCAGCCCGGCATGAATTCCGCCGCCAGGAGTTTAGCAGACGAGTACGTGAACACCGTGAACGCGAAATGCTAGAAAGAAGAATCCGGCAATGCCGCGAACGCGAAATGCTAGAAAGAAGAATCCGGGAATGCCGCGAACGCGAAATGCTAGAAAGAAGATTCCGGCAATACCGCGAACGCGAAATAGTAGAAAGAAGACTCCGGCAATACCGCGAACGCGAAATAGTAGAAAGAAGACTGCATGAACATCGTCAACGCGACGTCCTTCCCACAAGATGGGATAATTATCGGGAACGCGACGCGCCGCGTACAAGTTATCGTGGGCGTACCACCCACCACGGGCGAAATGGCCAGCGCCGTGAATATAAACCCAAAGGCGTACAAATTTATAACAATTGCACAATTCAATGtgtacaaaataattga